The genomic segment ACATCATAATCTGCATCTATCAGTCGCTGTATTTGTGGTAACACGTTTGAAAAGGTACAGAATGAGCCGCATAGAGCAAAGCCAACTTTAATTTGGTCCAATAGTAATCCCCCTCTCTGCCAAAATGTTTAATACCGTATCTTTTATCATTTCACCGGCAGAAATGGGCGCAACCTTACCCGGTAAAGAAAGGGCCCAGATTGTTTTTATCTGAAGATTTTTTGCCATTTCGAAATCTACGCCGCCCGGTTTACTGGCAAGATCTATAACGAGACAGTCGTGGCTTAAACTTGACAAAATCTCTTCATCAAGAATCATTGCAGGCACTGTGTTAAACAGAATATCAACTTGACTAGTATAATCTTTAATTTTTGAAATGGGTATCGCGACACATCCGTTTATCTTTGCCCAAGCGAGGTCACTGTGCTTTCTGGCTGCAACAATTACCCTTGCCCCCATGGCAAGCAGCATGCGGGCAAGCACTTTAGAAATTCTACCATAACCGGTAATCATGCAAGTGCTGCCAAAAATTGTGCTGGAACGCTCCCTCATGGCTATCGCAACAGCACCTTCAGAAGTAGGCACTGCGTTTAAAACGGCAAGCTC from the Hydrogenoanaerobacterium saccharovorans genome contains:
- the dpsA gene encoding dipicolinate synthase subunit DpsA: MIHDKALQIAVIGGDLRQAHLANKLAQDGFAVSALCLEKDVYLGDEVQLGENAKKVIGTSDVIILPLPVTTDKVTVNAPFSEHKISVREVLSSAKKGALILGGMIDIDMQTKGEQLGLTLIDYLEREELAVLNAVPTSEGAVAIAMRERSSTIFGSTCMITGYGRISKVLARMLLAMGARVIVAARKHSDLAWAKINGCVAIPISKIKDYTSQVDILFNTVPAMILDEEILSSLSHDCLVIDLASKPGGVDFEMAKNLQIKTIWALSLPGKVAPISAGEMIKDTVLNILAERGITIGPN